A genome region from Bemisia tabaci chromosome 3, PGI_BMITA_v3 includes the following:
- the LOC140224226 gene encoding uncharacterized protein translates to MSQSQKLFSSLHPKSRHRRVTQRLRLISGRSSSSDQPSLEQPCPSAPVATTAPVVQPLPSFNDSLNSSSCSSFESELPPVDAGPSVAAPASIDPDESHELDDGLHSSELLELVDEPPGSDLSDYSDDENAIDLSDPVETLSDQLRQWAARFYITQIAVSALLCILRAYECFSSLPKDARTFFRTPSSVKDKFQEVKPGQYYHFSLKEGIIRMLENVLVQGLEGIELLIGIDGIPLFRSSSTEVWPILASIISIPSIVDNVFPMDIFSGHKKPLDCAEFLAEFVKEAKFLVTNGIDINGHHLKVTIRGFSCDAPAKAFILNTKGHSGYFSCTRCTQEGEHIKNRVAFLKTSGLIPRTHKGFLLYQDMMNSITALHL, encoded by the coding sequence ATGTCTCAATCACAAAAACTGTTTTCTAGCCTCCATCCCAAGTCGAGGCATAGACGAGTGACACAACGCCTGCGGTTAATTTCTGGACGTAGTAGCTCTTCTGATCAGCCCAGCCTTGAACAACCGTGTCCATCTGCACCTGTTGCTACTACTGCACCTGTTGTTCAACCGCTTCCTAGCTTTAATGATAGTCTTAATAGTAGTTCTTGTTCCTCTTTTGAGAGTGAACTCCCTCCCGTTGATGCTGGACCAAGTGTTGCTGCTCCAGCTTCGATTGATCCCGATGAAAGTCATGAGTTGGATGACGGACTTCACTCATCGGAGCTTTTAGAGTTAGTGGATGAACCGCCAGGTTCTGATCTCTCTGATTACAGTGATGATGAAAATGCTATCGATCTGTCAGATCCAGTTGAGACTCTGTCAGATCAGCTAAGACAATGGGCAGCCCGGTTTTACATTACTCAAATTGCTGTGAGTGCCCTCCTGTGCATTTTAAGAGCCTACGAGTGTTTTAGTAGTTTACCCAAAGATGCAAGAACTTTTTTCCGCACCCCATCATCCGTTAAAGATAAATTTCAGGAGGTGAAACCAGGCCAATATTATCATTTCAGTCTGAAAGAAGGCATCATTCGGATGCTAGAGAATGTTTTGGTCCAAGGGTTAGAAGGCATAGAGCTGTTGATAGGTATTGATGGGATACCTCTTTTTCGCAGCAGTTCCACAGAAGTATGGCCCATATTAGCTTCTATCATTAGTATTCCTAGCATAGTGGACAATGTATTTCCAATGGACATTTTTTCGGGCCATAAAAAGCCTTTAGACTGTGCGGAATTCCTCGCTGAATTTGTCAAGGAAGCTAAATTTCTCGTCACTAATGGTATCGATATCAATGGTCACCACTTAAAAGTTACTATCCGAGGTTTTTCTTGTGATGCCCCTGCTAAAGCATTCATCCTCAATACCAAAGGTCATTCAGGATATTTTTCCTGCACACGGTGCACTCAAGAAGGAGAGCACATAAAAAACAGAGTGGCTTTTCTTAAAACATCAGGATTAATTCCCAGAACGCACAAAGGTTTTTTATTGTACCAAGATATGATGAATTCCATCACGGCCCTACACCTTTGA